Proteins encoded within one genomic window of Gloeobacter kilaueensis JS1:
- a CDS encoding glycosyltransferase family 2 protein, whose protein sequence is MPSVAVCIPTYNQAAYLEGAVQSAYGQNWQGLEVWLSDDASTDTTPALVSRLEQQYPDLRAFRQERNLGMSGNPRWILRQPRTTYIAKLDSDDLLAADYLPVLVELLQKHPEAGYAHAAVQQIDEEGRVTRIRRLARPTGFQSAEESLQALVSGYRVAANICLFRREALVSVDYLKLDMDFCDDWDLAVRLADAGWGNVYSSQILAAYRVWDTAQQVRFRRKADELGGMIRVFEESLIPAFKRRGWDVAPLTRQRIQLALLHATVLDAPAFSTAEREQIVALLRELGESAELTRRLVLMGLGLGPLLRTHNRAWLWSKDRLKQLLALRQS, encoded by the coding sequence ATGCCCTCCGTCGCCGTCTGCATCCCCACCTACAACCAGGCTGCTTACCTCGAAGGCGCGGTGCAGAGCGCTTACGGCCAGAACTGGCAGGGATTGGAAGTCTGGTTGTCGGACGATGCGAGTACGGACACCACCCCCGCCCTCGTCTCCCGCTTAGAGCAGCAATACCCGGACCTGCGCGCCTTTCGGCAAGAGCGGAACCTGGGCATGTCGGGCAACCCGCGCTGGATCCTCCGCCAGCCGCGCACGACCTACATCGCCAAGCTCGACTCCGACGATCTGCTCGCTGCGGATTATCTGCCCGTGCTCGTCGAGCTACTACAAAAGCATCCCGAGGCGGGCTACGCCCACGCCGCCGTGCAGCAGATCGACGAAGAGGGCCGGGTGACGCGCATCCGGCGGCTCGCCCGCCCCACCGGCTTCCAGTCTGCCGAGGAATCCCTCCAGGCACTGGTGAGCGGTTATCGGGTGGCGGCGAATATCTGTTTGTTCCGGCGCGAGGCGCTGGTGAGCGTCGATTACTTAAAGCTCGACATGGATTTTTGCGACGACTGGGATCTGGCGGTGCGTCTGGCGGACGCCGGTTGGGGCAACGTCTATTCCAGTCAGATTCTTGCTGCCTACCGGGTCTGGGATACGGCCCAGCAGGTGCGCTTCCGGCGCAAGGCCGACGAGTTGGGCGGGATGATCCGCGTTTTCGAGGAAAGCCTCATCCCCGCTTTCAAGCGGCGAGGCTGGGATGTCGCGCCCCTCACCCGCCAGCGCATTCAGCTGGCGCTCCTGCACGCTACGGTCCTCGATGCGCCCGCCTTCAGTACAGCAGAGCGCGAGCAGATCGTCGCGCTGTTGCGCGAGTTGGGCGAATCGGCGGAACTTACCCGACGGCTTGTGCTGATGGGTCTGGGCCTTGGGCCGCTATTGCGGACGCACAACCGGGCCTGGCTCTGGAGCAAGGACCGCTTGAAACAATTGCTGGCCCTCAGGCAGAGTTAA